A DNA window from Ostrea edulis chromosome 5, xbOstEdul1.1, whole genome shotgun sequence contains the following coding sequences:
- the LOC125652515 gene encoding probable serine/threonine-protein kinase DDB_G0278509 — protein MSSDSEDLDTPCFRLLSSLRKRNPDTVQPPNHRTGGKTDYKVTIKGKEMDLGQLNIAEIERCCQECPEPHVIQKVSLHQTSLSYVPGSLQRFRNLCYLNCSNNKIKFVSCHLAELRNLKVLDLSNNEIEDVPISVCLITSIRILDLEHNQIEYLPTGLLELRKLKDLKLEGNPVLAPPPHVCEMGVDAIFSALWDQERKTDLLHNWKPYYSADKITLMPLFKICVETILRHRIDFNSMDTIPMSIKKYLTLTKTSNATRLPPLQKCGNCLGYFSKRHLFLNHKCRSKTVLHVSR, from the coding sequence AAGACCTCGACACGCCATGTTTCCGATTACTCAGCTCCCTCAGAAAGAGAAATCCGGATACTGTTCAGCCACCCAATCACAGGACAGGAGGGAAGACGGATTACAAAGTAACCATAAAAGGAAAAGAAATGGACTTAGGACAGCTAAATATAGCAGAAATTGAGCGATGTTGTCAAGAATGTCCGGAACCACATGTAATACAAAAGGTTTCCCTTCATCAGACAAGTTTATCCTACGTCCCGGGATCGTTACAGAGGTTCAGAAATCTTTGTTATCTCAACTGtagcaacaacaaaataaaatttgtctCTTGTCACTTGGCGGAGCTACGAAACCTGAAAGTTCTAGACCTTTCAAACAATGAAATTGAGGATGTTCCTATATCAGTGTGCTTAATAACATCAATCAGAATTTTAGATCTTGAACATAATCAAATTGAATATTTGCCGACTGGACTTTTAGAACTAAGAAAATTAAAAGACCTGAAATTGGAAGGAAATCCAGTACTCGCGCCGCCTCCCCATGTGTGTGAAATGGGAGTGGACGCCATATTTTCCGCACTTTGGGATCAGGAACGAAAAACAGATCTTCTTCACAATTGGAAACCATACTATTCCGCTGACAAAATCACTTTAATGCCTTTGTTTAAGATATGTGTAGAGACAATTCTTCGTCACAGAATAGATTTCAACTCCATGGACACAATTCCTATGTCTATTAAGAAGTATCTGACACTAACCAAGACTTCCAATGCCACGCGGTTACCTCCCCTCCAAAAATGCGGCAACTGTCTCGGTTACTTTTCTAAAAGACATTTGTTTCTTAATCATAAATGCAGGTCAAAGACGGTGTTGCATGTCTCacgttaa